The Cucumis melo cultivar AY chromosome 6, USDA_Cmelo_AY_1.0, whole genome shotgun sequence genome includes a region encoding these proteins:
- the LOC103503014 gene encoding RNA polymerase sigma factor sigE, chloroplastic/mitochondrial: MGVVTVSSSAARTPFRLSAKFSNHGSTLKRPSIVAFKADKHTNTTLVSPHEQVTLPVESNNRSKKRSGNTSKPLKRVKAVLIDEATSCSLDLDYNEAAAKLENIFKLSPMTEDSDMESKDGRSKRGQQRSKKSDKRPSDGIVRNKTKRIKRLDLDKRIALKNKKEGRAVALLKKQKDTKNEADEIDGLRLDLEKRIALKSNKEGKAAPSLRKQKETKNEDDEIDRLVRDYSASTDLVSLDWKKMKIPPVLPSSEHTRLFKLVQPMKALIEVQEELQKELGREPTEAELANATNMNVIQVRRQLEVGRAARNKLIKHNLRLVLFVINKYFEDFATGPKFQDLCQAGVKGLITAIDRFEPKRKFRLSTYALFWIRHAIIRSMTLSSFTRVSFGLDSVRVEIQRAKLELLCELHRLPTEEEIIAKVGISPERYLEVMRATKPVYSLHSRHSTTSEELINGITDVEGTGGDNRRQPALLRLALDDVLDSLKPKESLVIRQRYGLDGKGNRTLGEIAGNLNISREMVRKHEVKALMKLKHPARVDYLRRYLI; encoded by the exons ATGGGAGTTGTGACTGTTTCAAGCTCTGCAGCACGAACTCCCTTTCGGCTGAGTGCAAAATTTTCTAATCACGGTTCTACATTGAAAAGACCATCGATTGTTGCTTTTAAAGCAGATAAGCACACAAACACGACACTGGTCTCACCTCACGAGCAAGTAACACTTCCTGTGGAGAGTAATAACAGAAGCAAGAAAAGATCAGGAAATACTAGCAAACCGTTGAAGAGAGTTAAAGCTGTCCTTATAGATGAAGCTACTTCATGTTCTCTGGATTTGGATTACAATGAGGCTGCTGCTAAACTTGAAAACATTTTCAAGCTTAGCCCTATGACAGAGGATTCTGATATGGAAAGTAAAGATGGCAGATCAAAAAGAGGACAGCAAAGGAGCAAAAAATCAGACAAGAGACCAAGTGATGGCATTGTCAGGAACAAAACTAAGAGGATTAAGCGACTAGATCTCGATAAAAGGATTgcattgaaaaataaaaaggaaggCAGAGCGGTtgctttattaaaaaaacaaaaagatacCAAAAATGAAGCTGATGAGATTGATGGTCTGCGATTAGATCTTGAAAAGAGGATAGCATTGAAAAGTAACAAGGAAGGAAAAGCGGCTCCTTCATTAAGGAAACAAAAAGAAACCAAAAATGAAGATGATGAGATTGATAGGCTCGTAAGAGACTACTCTGCTTCAACTGATTTGGTTAGCTTAGActggaagaaaatgaagattCCTCCTGTTCTTCCTTCATCAGAGCATACCCGCTTGTTCAAATTGGTTCAACCAATGAAG GCACTTATTGAAGTACAAGAGGAGCTGCAGAAAGAGTTGGGAAGAGAACCAACTGAAGCAGAATTGGCAAATGCGACGAATATGAATGTAATTCAAGTAAGGAGACAACTGGAGGTTGGTCGTGCTGCCAGAAATAAGCTCATTAAG CACAATCTACGCCTTGTATTATTTGTAATCAACAAATACTTTGAAGATTTTGCAACTGGGCCAAAATTTCAAGACCTTTGTCAAGCAGGAGTCAAGGGACTCATTACAGCAATTGATCGATTTGAGCCAAAGAGGAAATTTCGGCTATCGACTTATGCTTTATTTTGGATAAGGCATGCTATTATTCGGTCAATGACTCTGTCAAGCTTCACACGTGTCTCATTTGGACTTGATTCG GTAAGAGTTGAAATTCAAAGAGCTAAACTTGAGTTATTATGTGAGCTTCATAGATTACCAACCGAGGAAGAAATAATTGCAAAAGTTGGCATCTCACCCGAGAGGTACCTAGAAGTAATGAGAGCTACAAAACCAGTTTACTCTCTCCATTCAAGGCACTCAACTACATCGGAAGAGTTGATCAATGGGATCACTGATGTAGAAGGCACGGGAGGCGACAACCGAAGGCAACCAGCTCTTCTGAGGCTTGCTTTAGACGATGTG CTTGATTCTCTTAAGCCGAAGGAGAGCTTGGTGATCAGACAGAGATATGGCCTTGATGGCAAAGGAAACCGAACATTAGGTGAGATAGCCGGAAATCTAAATATTTCAAGGGAAATGGTTCGAAAGCATGAAGTGAAAGCTCTCATGAAGCTGAAGCATCCTGCAAGAGTCGATTACCTTCGTCGGTATTTAATCTGA